In Candidatus Bathyarchaeia archaeon, the following are encoded in one genomic region:
- a CDS encoding desulfoferrodoxin FeS4 iron-binding domain-containing protein gives MTKVGEVFLCEICGNKLKVLEAGKGTLVCCGKPMKLVK, from the coding sequence ATGACTAAGGTTGGAGAGGTTTTTCTCTGTGAAATATGTGGTAATAAACTCAAGGTTTTGGAAGCCGGAAAGGGCACGCTGGTTTGTTGTGGTAAACCAATGAAACTTGTCAAGTAG